CTTCGCTCATCgagtctccatcattcttctttaagctcacTTTGTTCGCCTATTCGCTTCGCTCATAGTGAcaaactccctagtcttGGACGTCGGTGGGTCATTACTCcctccggctaaagcctCGACCATGTGCTTATAAAAAATTACTAAAAACTGTAAAACCTAAAGTTTAACTATATAGCATAATTTGGCGCCAATAAAACGTGCATGCAGAACGGGAATGGGAACATTCATCCCGTAACCTTGCGCACAAAATGCTCCATCTATAGCGTTCGTGGTGACCAATAAAGTCCTTTAGACTAGAACAAATGACAGGGTGTTTGAATTAGTACGCAATTGCCTACAGAGAAGACTGAACAAAGCGTCCCCGGTACCCCAAAGTATGCACTCGTTATACATCCTTTACCTCCACCGGGCCGTTACACAAACACCATCAATACAAATAGACGGTACAAAATTCGTGATGACCTGGGAaaagatttaaagtatGCAAGGGCATCTTATGAGAACAGACAGGATAGGAGGCAGATTCTTCCTGTGAGTCCAGACTTATAGGCATCAATGGACGACCAAAGTCCGATTCTTTGGCTATGGGTAGTATCTACGCCTTCTATCCTGCTATTACTCTTTCATCCTGTAACCATAGATCGTACATCCTAGGAATATTGACTCCGCAAATCGCATATTTATGGCAATTCCGCAAGACTGGCGCATAAACGAATTGTTATGACAGAGACGCATTATAATCAGCGGAGTATATGGCATCCTCTGCTTTGTCCGTGACACAGAGGGGAGACAAACGCGTAGCCTCATCGCCAATATCCCTAGGTCTTTATTGTGGTCCAATGGGACCCAGAAACTGTCACCGCCAAAGGCGAGTAAATGTCCCGAGTGCAGGTTATTATAGACTATCTCTGCAGATCCTTAACCTTTCACCCTCTGCAACAGCACATTTATACAGAGACTATGGCCAAGTTTATGAACGTACCACtagtaaaggaagaagagagaaTAAGTCCACTTGTATGGTAATTGCTTTGGTATCTTCTCAATCTCCTCTATAAACAATACCTATGAGTCTAGAAGATCTAACAATGTGAACATTGTTGTGACAGTCCATCTATCAGCATTAAAGTCCAAAGATAGTAGCTGAGTATTCGGAGGAATAAATGCCTACACAAACCGTTATTCCTCCCCATCTCCCTGCATTCCTGGGTTCCATTCTCACCAAGCCTACTCCACAGTATCATTAACTGACCGAGGATCCTTTCCAACTCACTTGTATCTTTGACTTGTCAAGACTGAGGTCTTTGTTTCTTCCTCTACTTCCATGTTATTTATATCTTACAATTACTCGTTGCCTATACCAATATTCTAGTCGTTCTTTGATTTAGACAAGAGCCCGCAAGATGAAGGTGCTGATTGCACTATGGGCGGCATCTCTGGTGGGACTCTGCAGTGCAGGTTTTTGTTGCTATTTGGAGTTAAAAGAGGTGACACAGGTACTGCTCCACCTAAACCTGATACTCCCATtactcttgatcttgcTCATCCTGACCAGTCAAGGGTGAATGTAGAAGGAGCATTTCCGAATATTTATTCCAAGGTTATCTCTGCTATGGATAATGGAGCTCATTTGGAAAACCTCTggggatgaagaagagtgtTGTTTCTCTAGAACTTTCCCAAGGGAGGCTATACAGTCCCTCAATATAATTGTAAAGAGTGGTAATAATTTCAAAGCTAAATTCATCGAGAACTAGATTGTAGATGGAAGAGCATTACTGAGGACTTTAATGGCGAGATTATAAGGCGAGACCATATGCTCCTTAGCCTAGTTCATAAATGCAGGACCGTTTACTAGAATGACCACTCATCCATCCTGTGGGTGGACTGTTGACCATAAATGCACCTGTAGTTCCAAACTCACTCTGGATATTTTCAAACCAAAATGGTGAATAGAGAGTCTCTTGGATGATTGATCATGCATCGCTCGTAATGGTAATGTGGTTGATAGCACCAATTGTATCAGAGTAATGAAgtaatttgtaatgtttATACCTTCTTGTGTAGGTATGTTGATAGGTGTAGATGTTTAAAGATGTCTCCGAAGAGCCTAATGGAGAGTAAAGTACAGAAAGAGTGACCcaacaagaacagaaacaactaacatgaaacaaaaacaaaccaacaaattaagaccaactactcagtacccATTCGCATCAACAAGATaacaatctcaaaataaatcttgaaagatttgtAAGGAGTAGACAGAGTCTGTAAGAACTATATTTGGTACCGATCATGCTTTTGGTATTTCTTAGAACATCCATTAGATTTGTCGTACCTATCTACTTCTATCATTAGACCAAGCGTACCAAAGCGTCAAGGAAATAGTTAGTATAGACGTGCCATCCTGCACCAGCCGCTCCACCGACAGTAGTAAGAGTACCACCGGCTCCAGATCCAATCTTAATCCATTTAGAAGAGTTGTCAGTAGAAGCGGattcttcagtagtagtaaTAATAAGAGATTGTTCACCTTCTAGTCCATGACCTAATCTAGAACCACCTATAAATCCGAGAGGAGCGTGTTCACCTTGTTGTCCAGATAAGTATTTAGTAGCACCAACTATAGGTCCAGGAAGAAATGCAGTACAAAACGGATAGTGGTTACATTTAGCCTCTTTTAGTGCCCTCACAAGGTTGTTAAATTGCTTATGGTCTGTAGTGGCATTAAGATTCCTTGGTGTTATATTCTTTTTGAGACTAGTGACCTGTGTCCACTCTTCATTGCCATTACTACCATTCCTTTTATACCATCCTTTAGCATCGTCTTCTCCGGTAGACTCTAAATATATAAGAACTGGACTATTATCTTTGCAATAGAAAACGTAGACACTAACTGGTTCCTGGGTGGGAAAGGTTAACGAATGAGATTTTATCTCTTCACCATTTGAATTACTAATATAGTACTTAATCTTAGCAAGTCCAACTTtagaaggatcaatggAGTGTTTATAGGATATAATGGGAATTGAGATGTGACCCGGATGATTACAGGAAACCGGTACAGGAGTAACAGTAACTTTTTGCTTATCCCTCTCTTTATGGTCTTTACCACAACAGTAGCTTTCTCCTGTGGATTTTTCATAAGATAAATCTATTGTAACTGCATTGTTGAGTGAACAGTTGAGGTTGTCCAACACCTTTTCTAGGGGTTCATCTTTGAGTGGAGGTCGAGAATCTCCATAAAATAGATACCATTGAGTCTCACCACCATTAGCATTTTTGCTATAGTAAGTAGTTGTACTATCACTTGTAATTTCTAGAAGGAGAGCACTATCAGTATTGCCAatccagtaataggcagCAACGGAGGTTACCTTTTTCCCACTAAACTCCGTAGTAATAACACTCTGATCATCGTCTTTAATCTCCTTTAGTGTAAAGTTCCCTCCATAAGGCTTCTGATGAGTGTATTTGTGGAAGCCAGAGTACCTTTCGGATCTTGTAACCTTGATCTGTTTACCAGTTGTATGAGGATCTCCATTTTTCTCTGGCTTTACACCAAGGTTAATGATTACTCcatcttcagccatttgagccaCAGGAGTTccttgtaggagaatcttagtctcagactctgtatcaggaacctggtcagataagtcagctGCTGGAACCTCttcacgttgaactccattctgtccGGGATGTTCTGGATCACGAGTACAATCCTCCAAGCCTTTACATCCAAGTCCTCTTAGAGTTTTTGCAagttctttaaaatttttgttattaCTACAGTCAAGCTCCTTATTCTCTAAATCTCCTGGTGTTGTGTTGAGATCTACTCTTATCCAGTCTTCATTCTCACTTTTACTACCGTTCTTTTTGTACCAACCGGTAACATTAGGTTTTGTCCCAGTTGACTCTACATAAATGAGAGCTGGATTATTCTTAGAACAATAAAAGGCATAAATTGTAACTTTTACTGACTGGTTGGTAGGTAAGTTAAGGTCAGGAATATTCactctcttccttctaCTGGGATAAGTATGGTACTTAATAGCTGCAAGTTTTGAAGTACGATCAGAAGTAAATTCATGTTTGAAGTATGAAGTAGAACAACCATGTGTTTTACAAGAAACTTTATTGCTAGTAACGGAGACTCTTTTACGACCATGATTAGCACCACAACAATATTTATTATCTTTGACATGATTCTTAGGTACACTCTTGGTAAGGTTTATAGTTACAGCATTATTATTGTAGCAGTTAAAGTCGTCAAGTTTGATCTCCAAGGATTCACCTGTGAGTTTAGAAGTAAGATTCCAGCGATTACCATTATCATTGTCCCTGCCATAATAAGAGTACTCACTCGTGTTCTTTATCACTCCTATCAAAAGAACCTTAGTAGGTGTTTCTCCAGAGGGGTTTTCATAcctccagtaataagctTCAACTGAGGTCACATTGTTTCCACTGGAGTCAGGAATAGGAGTATCATGATCATCTTGGATCTCCTTTACTTCGAACTTTTCTCCATGAGAAGCCAGAGTATAAGTATACCTTAGGAAGTCAGATCCAGTAGGTTCAATAGTTCTTTTGACGGTAAACTTCTTACCCCAGTCTGAGTGTTGAATTTCTTCTCTATCTTTGTTTGGTTTGTGCTTGAGCTGAATGATTACCCCGGGATCTTGTGGTGAAGAGGGAAAGCCacccatcctccatgttcataGAGTGTgctctttaaaaactctgagatccatgagtatctcaatgcgaccaaagggagcagaccagtaccttactccctactcatccattcattcatcctccctcacaagtagctcactgtcagagagactatccacagaacgagatgaacaagtatccagacagtcttcagtagtacagtcaacactcacgtcagtagaaattagttcgtcTATACactctccataaaattCCACCGAGCCCACAAATAGCAAAGATCATGTAATGAGACTCATGTACACAAAACCTGTTACGATTTAGTCAACCATCCCTCAGGGTCCTAAAGAATGTGTAATGTCTGAGAAGAACTTACTGGAACCTCATCTTCTCTATTCTAGTAGACATCAATTACAACCGTCTAGACTTTCTTTCCCTCGATCCGTCTCTGCGTTTGGAACCTTTATCCATTCCAGACTCTGGATGTCTAGGGTCTAGACGAGGCGCAGGATCTGCTGAATCCCGTCTACTCTTGCGTTTCCTGGACGGGGATGGTGAACCTCTTGACCTCGAACGTCTCGACTTTGATGGTTCGCGATGCCTGTCCAACTTCTTTAGGAGCGAATCATTCTCCTTTTTAAGATCTGCAATCTCTGCTGTGAGTTGAGAGATCTTGGCAGACATTTCGTTATTGTCTTTATTTATTTGTATATTCATCTGCAAAAGGGACTTGAGCTCCTTTTCCAAGATTTTgttcttttccttctccttGTTAACCTCAAAGGTGAGCGGCTGAACTTGCGATTCGATTATGATTTTGGAGAGCTCCTCATTCTCCAGTTTTAACATGCGGACCTTCTCAAGAAGGTTCTTGCCAACGGCCCTaaaaatggatgaatgtgTCGCTAGAAAAGAATGTCTCTGAatcctagcattccagtataccaacaagagagtagtccAGAGGGAGTGTCTCTACCTCCcaccaagggtagggagaa
Above is a genomic segment from Theileria equi strain WA chromosome 4 map unlocalized gcontig_1105316255041, whole genome shotgun sequence containing:
- a CDS encoding hypothetical protein (encoded by transcript BEWA_045670A) — translated: MGGFPSSPQDPGVIIQLKHKPNKDREEIQHSDWGKKFTVKRTIEPTGSDFLRYTYTLASHGEKFEVKEIQDDHDTPIPDSSGNNVTSVEAYYWRYENPSGETPTKVLLIGVIKNTSEYSYYGRDNDNGNRWNLTSKLTGESLEIKLDDFNCYNNNAVTINLTKSVPKNHVKDNKYCCGANHGRKRVSVTSNKVSCKTHGCSTSYFKHEFTSDRTSKLAAIKYHTYPSRRKRVNIPDLNLPTNQSVKVTIYAFYCSKNNPALIYVESTGTKPNVTGWYKKNGSKSENEDWIRVDLNTTPGDLENKELDCSNNKNFKELAKTLRGLGCKGLEDCTRDPEHPGQNGVQREEVPAADLSDQVPDTESETKILLQGTPVAQMAEDGVIINLGVKPEKNGDPHTTGKQIKVTRSERYSGFHKYTHQKPYGGNFTLKEIKDDDQSVITTEFSGKKVTSVAAYYWIGNTDSALLLEITSDSTTTYYSKNANGGETQWYLFYGDSRPPLKDEPLEKVLDNLNCSLNNAVTIDLSYEKSTGESYCCGKDHKERDKQKVTVTPVPVSCNHPGHISIPIISYKHSIDPSKVGLAKIKYYISNSNGEEIKSHSLTFPTQEPVSVYVFYCKDNSPVLIYLESTGEDDAKGWYKRNGSNGNEEWTQVTSLKKNITPRNLNATTDHKQFNNLVRALKEAKCNHYPFCTAFLPGPIVGATKYLSGQQGEHAPLGFIGGSRLGHGLEGEQSLIITTTEESASTDNSSKWIKIGSGAGGTLTTVGGAAGAGWHVYTNYFLDALVRLV
- a CDS encoding conserved hypothetical protein (encoded by transcript BEWA_045680A), with protein sequence MEVKEYTLEEITNVIVNSDSLEGLRSFAVSAISALQEEVLRTKETVEDFRKVYGYNKKNQLLNVFVDPVVNNEILHLKKIINKKSIELQEAKDALEGQKIDFSGAVGKNLLEKVRMLKLENEELSKIIIESQVQPLTFEVNKEKEKNKILEKELKSLLQMNIQINKDNNEMSAKISQLTAEIADLKKENDSLLKKLDRHREPSKSRRSRSRGSPSPSRKRKSRRDSADPAPRLDPRHPESGMDKGSKRRDGSRERKSRRL